The genomic DNA CGATGCAGTCGGAAGGCAATTTGCAGAAAAAGTAGCAAAATATATGCGTCAAAATCCCCGTCAGAAGTTCAGGGGAATCATTGAACAGAACCTCCATATCACCCGAGAGTTCAAGAATGCCGCCATCCTGATTGAAAACGGCTTTATGGACAATCGAAGGGAATCCCTCTTGATGATCGATCAAACATTCCAACAGGAACGAGCTCGCGAGGAGGCACAGGGAATCTGTGAGTATTTCGGTGTGCCCTATGTAGGAGGAAGCGCTCCTGCACCTGCACCGGCTCCATCCCCAACCCAGAAGCCTGTAACTGGGAGTGAGATTGGAAAACGTGTTGAGTCGATCTACCAAGGTGCGGATCAATTGAATTTTTATTCTAAACCGACCTTCAACCAAGCCTTCGTAGCAGGAAAACTCGCATTTGGGTATGGTTTCCCTAAAATCACAGCGAAGATTAACGTAGAAGGTGCCCAGATGTATGAAGTGCAGAACTCCAAAGGGAATACCTACTATGTGACGGCGTCCCCTCAGTTTGTGAAAGTCGTCGGTGCCGGTACCAGTACCCCTCAGCCCCCATCATCCCCGTCGATCAAAGCCATTGGAGAAATCACGATCATCGGAGTTGCGAACGCTGCCATCATACAGGACCGGCCGGATCGGCTTGCTTCCAATAATCTCGGTACCATCAATAAAGGTCAGACCATCCGTGTCGCTGGATCCGTCAAAGGGAAAAATAGCCCTAGCGGCTACTGGGAAGTTATCTATAATGGGAAACGCGCCTATATTACAGGTGAATTAGGCCAATTCCGTTCTTATTGATCATGAAGGCCCGGACATTCATTCCGGGCTTTTTTTGTGGATAAGCAGGGGCAAAGGAGAGGGATGTCGTATATGCATGTTAGGGAGGGATTGCATGTACGAATTGAAAACGAAGGAAACGGATGCGGACGTGCTGGAATACATCGAAACGTCTGTGCCTGAGAATCGCAGGGAAGATGCTTTCAAACTGCTTGATCTGTTTACTGAAGCCTCAGGGTTCGCGGCGAAGATGTGGGGTAAGAGCATCATTGGATTTGGATCCTACCATTATAAATATGCAAGCGGCCATGAGGGAGATGCAGCACTGGCAGGATTTTCACCACGCAAATCCAAGATTTCAATCTATTTAGGGTGTACTGGAACTGAGAAAGACCGGCTTTTATCGAATCTCGGCAAACATACTAGCGGAAAGGGCTGCGTCTATATCAATCGGTTAAGTGACGCAGACGCGGATATACTGAAAGAACTGATCCGGTTGTCGATCCATGAACTTCAAACCAAATATCCTGCAAATGGGTGAAGAAGAGTCAGTCAAAAGACTGATTTTTCTTTTTGGCATCGTTGGTAAAATGGGTACTTGCTTAAGAGATTTCAATCATATTCCAACCCGTCGCAAACTTATGGCTTGCAATCGTGGCGAATATCTTATATGATTAATCTCGAATTAAGAATATCTCAGTTCAAGATATACGAGATATTAACTCCCTAGAAAAGAAAGGAACGAATACACACATGTCTAAAGTATTGTACATCACTGCCCATCCACATGATGAGTCTACATCATTCAGTATGGCTGCAGGTAAAGCATTCATCGACTCTTACAAAGAAGCGAATCCATCAGATGAGGTTGTTCACATCGACCTTTACAAAGAAAACATCCCTCACATCGACGCGGATGTATTCAGCGGATGGGGCAAACTCCAAAGCGGAAGCGAGTTCAATGCACTATCTGCTGAAGAGCAAGCAAAAGTAGCCCGTTTGAACGAACTATCTGATCAGTTCGTAGCAGCTGACAAATATGTTTTCGTTACACCATTCTGGAACTTCTCTTTCCCTCCAGTTATGAAAGCTTATATCGATTCTGTCTCAGTTGCAGGAAAATCATTCAAATACACCGAGCATGGCCCTGTTGGACTCCTAACAGATAAAAAAGCCCTTCACATCCAAGCGCGCGGAGGCATCTACTCTGAAGGTCCTGCGGCTGCAATGGAAATGGGACATCGCTACCTTGAACTCATCATGCAGTTCTACGGTGTGCCTAGCTTCGAAGGTCTCTTCATCGAAGGACACAACGCAATGCCAGAAAAAGCGCAAGAGATCAAAGAAAACGGAATTGCCCGTGCAAAAGATCTTGCGAAAACATTCTAATAGGTGTAACAAAAAAGACCGCCAGCTGGATACCCAGTCTGGCGGTTTTTTATGAGGTGCCCCTTCTGCAGCGAAAGAAGCACCCCGTTCCGTTCGTTTATCTAGGAGGAAGGTGGGTAATGCATGTTCTATGCTGATGTTGCTTGTCCAGACACGGATCAGCCGGCGGTAGCCAATGCCGTGAAACTTTCAGGACCTACCCTAATCGTCCCCAGTGCAGTGGCACTGACATAGGCGGAGTAAACCAGTGGACCACTAGCAGGGATTCCAGGATTGAAGTCAGCACCAGCGAATGTGATCAATTGTGGACCTACAATGGATAAATCCAAAACTTGCCTTGCAGTATACACTGTAATCAAACCTGATTGCTGTGTACCACGGATGATAGTGATATCAATGTTCGTCGCAATCGGAAGCAAAGGAAGCTGAACAGCCATCGTTCCTTCGAACTGAACCCTGATCTGTCCAACGGTTGCTTTCGTCACGTCCAGACCTACAACTCCAAAAAGACTATTTTGACCTACAAGGATTGGCGTTGAAATCTGTCCATACGTACTCGCATTCTGTGAGGTACGTGCATCAAGAAAAATCCCCATATTTTCACCTCCTGTCTTGTTATCTAGTACAGTATATGCATGTCCGATCAATGCGTCTGTGCACATGCTACAGTTTTAAAAAATGGATGATACCTTAAATGAAACTTTTCCAATCGCTAAACCGTATAAAGATGTAGGAACATTACATAAATTGGGGGAGTACAAATGTGGATCAGCATCGGTTTCAGCATCATCTATCTTTTTTGTATCATTTATATGATTTCTTATCGCCTGAATATAAAAAAAGCGGTTGAACGTTCAGCCGAAGCCCATTATCCGTCAGCACAAACGAAATTAGAGAATATTATCGTCCCTGACAGGTGGGAGCCCATGATCCCACTTGATAAACGTTCTAAATCCTATCGGATCGTCCATTGGGGAACACCTGCCGTCATCCTGCTCATGAGCGTTCTATTCATCCTAGTATTCGGAATGGATTTTCTGCATGGTTCATTCATAAATTTTGGTTATATCTTTTTTACCTTCTTGGTCATGATCCGGCATCAGGGAAACATCTACCTGTTGGATGATGGGGTCATCTTGAACGGGAGATTTTCCTCGTGGAATAAGGTGAAGGGGTACAAAGTTGAAAAAATCGTGAAGTGGCATGAATTATATGGTCTGGATGATCGGTTGAATAACAGCTATAAGGTCAGCCTGCTCTTGAAACGGGGCATCTTTCAGCCGAACTACGTGGTACTCACGGAAGAGCGTGACATGAGAAGTGTCGTTCAGCTTTTGGAGGATAAAGGAATAGAAGGGACAGTCGCGTATTCGCTTCCCCAAGTGGAGGTGCAGCGATGACTCTCGAGCGTGCATTTCATTCTGCCAAAGAGTTGATCCTTGACCGGTTTCCTTCTTGTCACGCGGCCTTATTGAGTGGCAGTGTCGTCCGGGGACAGGAGACAGCGACTTCTGATCTCGACATCATCGTGATACATAATGAACTCGCCTCCTCCTACAGGGAAAGCCTGATCTGGCAGGGATGGCCGGTTGAATTATTTGTCCATAACTCTACTGGGATCCTTGATTTTTTCAAGGATGATTGCCTCCGTGGCAGGCCATCACTCCCGCGGATGATCGCAGAAGGGCTGCCTCTGAAAAGTAATCAAACACTCGACTCATTAAAGGTTATCGCAAACAGACTGCTGAGTGCCGGACCGGAAAGCTGGGATGAAGATACCATTGATAGGAAGCGGTATTTTCTAACAGATGCCCTTGATGATTTCAACGGGTGTACCGACCGGGGAGAAGGACTGTTCATTGCCGGTCATCTGGCAGAACTGCTTCATGAATTTGTTTTAAGGACAAATGGATGTTGGATCGGCAGTTCAAAATGGATTACGAGGGCCCTGAGGGAGTTTGACCCTGAGTATGCACTACGTTTTGTCGATGCATTTGATTCCTATTACAAACACGGGGAGAAAAGAGCGGTGACCACTCTGGTGGATCAAGCTCTCAGTCCGTTCGGAGGCCGCTTGTTCGACGGATTTTCAATCGGGAAACCCATTGATGAGCCATCTTCCTGATCATACTAAAAAGGGTGTTCCGTTAAATACGGAACACCCTTTGCTTTTAATCAGGTATGATTTGGAAGCTGTCATGATCTTTTCGATGCATGCCTTCCTCAAATATGAGACGGGTAACGAATTTATACGAAATCCCCTCTTTACTTGGAGGGAACGTATCTGCCAATCGGCAGGCAAATTGAATTTTTCGTTGTTCTCCTGCTTTCATAATGGAAGAGCTCAGGATCGTATTCTGGTGAAGGACGGATGAACACTCGGTCTTTTCATTGTACTGCAGCAGATCTGTCTCGATCCTCTTCAGCTTCTGATCGACTTTACCGCCGATCAATTCGTATTCCCCTTTAATGAGTTCTCCTGGACAATAGGCAGAACGATGCAGTACAAGATCGATCTTCGCAGCACCGATCCCCATCTTACACATCAACTTTGCAAACATCATTCTCACCCTCGCTTTCTTTATAATATTTATCTGTTCATGGGCAGAATTATCCTCTAACAAAGCTATATTGTAAAGAAAGAAATCAATGATGTCTACACTATAATTTCGACATTTTTCGATTAACGTTAAAGCCCAAAAGAGTATATAAAATATAATGGAATAGTTGTAAAATAGAGGTAGATTAATAGAAGGACTTTCTATACAATAGGAATCGGAAGCAATCTTATCTGCCGAACGTGCAGGTAGTGAATATATCGTACAAAGGGGTTATCGAATGAAGGAAAAGAAAGCAAAGAAAAATCAGACGACGGTCCGTATGAATCTGCTGTTCGTTTCCGTGTTTTTTCTGTTCTCCATGCTCATTCTCCGACTTGGTGTCGTCCAAATTGTCAAAGGAAGTCAGTATGAAGCGGAAGTATCGAGAACGGAAAACGTCAAGTCGGATAACGGCAATCCACCCCGCGGGAAGATCTATGACCGCTACCGGAATGTGATCGTCGATAACGTCCCCATGAATGCCATTACGTATACGAGCACTCAGTCGACGAAATCTAAAGAAATGCTGGAAGTAGCTGAAAACCTCTCCAAATTGATCGATATCGACGAAAAAGTGATCGAGAGCATTAACCCTCGTGACAAACAGGATTACTGGCTCCTCCGAAATAAGGAAAAAGCCGCTGGGCTCGTTACGAAGGATGAATTGGCTAAACTGGAAGCCGACGAAGGAATGAACGAGGATGAACGAAACAAAAAAGTGTATGAAATGCAACTCGATAGAATTCCTAAGGATGAACTGAAGGCTATTTCAAAACAAGAATTGAAAGTACTCGCCATCTTCCGCCAGTTCAATACCGGATATGCCCTGACGCCGAAGATTGTCAAAAATAAAAACGTCAGTGATGAAGAGATGGCCAGGGTAAGCGAAAACCTGTCAAGTCTTCCAGGGGTGAATGTTACTACGGACTGGGAGAGGAAGTATGTCCAAGACAGTACATTGCGATCAATCTTAGGTAAGGTATCCACGACGGAACAAGGAATCCCTACCGAATTGGTCGATGACTTCAAATCCAAAGGGTACGCTATGAAC from Rossellomorea marisflavi includes the following:
- a CDS encoding N-acetylmuramoyl-L-alanine amidase family protein, which translates into the protein MAKASDFLIALDDGHGMETPGKRTPYIESLGRQIRENEFNAAVTNYLKIELERCGFRTVLTAPTDVDTPLKERTDLANSLNADALVSNHFNALKDRFDPGGNDPEGHSIHIYPGDAVGRQFAEKVAKYMRQNPRQKFRGIIEQNLHITREFKNAAILIENGFMDNRRESLLMIDQTFQQERAREEAQGICEYFGVPYVGGSAPAPAPAPSPTQKPVTGSEIGKRVESIYQGADQLNFYSKPTFNQAFVAGKLAFGYGFPKITAKINVEGAQMYEVQNSKGNTYYVTASPQFVKVVGAGTSTPQPPSSPSIKAIGEITIIGVANAAIIQDRPDRLASNNLGTINKGQTIRVAGSVKGKNSPSGYWEVIYNGKRAYITGELGQFRSY
- a CDS encoding DUF1801 domain-containing protein, coding for MYELKTKETDADVLEYIETSVPENRREDAFKLLDLFTEASGFAAKMWGKSIIGFGSYHYKYASGHEGDAALAGFSPRKSKISIYLGCTGTEKDRLLSNLGKHTSGKGCVYINRLSDADADILKELIRLSIHELQTKYPANG
- a CDS encoding FMN-dependent NADH-azoreductase, with the protein product MSKVLYITAHPHDESTSFSMAAGKAFIDSYKEANPSDEVVHIDLYKENIPHIDADVFSGWGKLQSGSEFNALSAEEQAKVARLNELSDQFVAADKYVFVTPFWNFSFPPVMKAYIDSVSVAGKSFKYTEHGPVGLLTDKKALHIQARGGIYSEGPAAAMEMGHRYLELIMQFYGVPSFEGLFIEGHNAMPEKAQEIKENGIARAKDLAKTF
- a CDS encoding nucleotidyltransferase domain-containing protein; the protein is MTLERAFHSAKELILDRFPSCHAALLSGSVVRGQETATSDLDIIVIHNELASSYRESLIWQGWPVELFVHNSTGILDFFKDDCLRGRPSLPRMIAEGLPLKSNQTLDSLKVIANRLLSAGPESWDEDTIDRKRYFLTDALDDFNGCTDRGEGLFIAGHLAELLHEFVLRTNGCWIGSSKWITRALREFDPEYALRFVDAFDSYYKHGEKRAVTTLVDQALSPFGGRLFDGFSIGKPIDEPSS
- a CDS encoding sporulation protein translates to MMFAKLMCKMGIGAAKIDLVLHRSAYCPGELIKGEYELIGGKVDQKLKRIETDLLQYNEKTECSSVLHQNTILSSSIMKAGEQRKIQFACRLADTFPPSKEGISYKFVTRLIFEEGMHRKDHDSFQIIPD